The following coding sequences lie in one Saimiri boliviensis isolate mSaiBol1 chromosome 6, mSaiBol1.pri, whole genome shotgun sequence genomic window:
- the C6H11orf24 gene encoding uncharacterized protein C11orf24 homolog: MWTVLVLIWIFSLSLSESHAASNDPRNFVPNKMWHGLVKRNASVERVDNKTSVNITMAAPSPVTLTKGTSAAHLNSTEATPEDTSRTDVGEPVTSGGTADGAASSAPRTAASSAPRTAASSAPRTAASSAPTTAASSASRSVASSAPTTLTPPGPTSLFAGQTPSTTAARRPSVSTALVQVPSSSSSPTAAALATLATRAQTVATRANTSSPVSTPSPSEYLTGDTTASPTPPTRSQAQGPTRQVSVDQPVVNTTDRSPPPSNTTPEPTPTPSVALVSPAVVTTPKPQAKEPPHSTAPAPHSPVPEVEATSLTTQPSPMPSTPRPTGPRTPQAPEQIETKALSGTDSTAPIPRSSGDPKMPATDSCQPSTQGQYLVVTTEPLTQAVVDKTFLLVVLLLGVTLFITVLVLFALQAYESYKKKDYTQVDYLINGMYADSEM, encoded by the exons ATGTGGACAGTGCTTGTGCTCATTTGGATTTTCTCCTTGTCCTTATCTGAAAGCCATGCGGCATCCAACGATCCAC GCAACTTTGTCCCTAACAAGATGTGGCATGGATTAGTGAAGAGGAATGCATCTGTGGAAAGAGTTGATAATAAAACATCTGTGAATATAACCATGGCAGCACCTTCTCCTGTCACGTTGACCAAAGGGACTTCTGCAGCCCACCTCAACTCTACGGAAGCCACACCAGAGGACACAAGCAGGACAGATGTGGGTGAACCAGTAACTTCAGGAGGTACAGCTGATGGTGCGGCCTCCAGCGCTCCCAGGACTGCAGCTTCCAGCGCTCCCAGGACTGCAGCTTCCAGCGCTCCCAGGACTGCGGCCTCCAGCGCTCCCACCACTGCGGCTTCCAGCGCTTCCAGGTCTGTGGCCTCCAGCGCTCCCACGACACTTACACCGCCTGGGCCCACGTCCCTGTTCGCAGGGCAGACCCCATCTACTACCGCTGCCAGGCGCCCATCTGTCAGCACAGCCCTTGTACAAGTGCCAAGTAGCAGCTCGTCGCCAACAGCAGCAGCCCTGGCCACATTGGCCACGCGTGCTCAGACTGTAGCGACCAGAGCAAACACGAGCAGCCCCGTGAGCACTCCCAGTCCTTCTGAGTACCTGACCGGTGACACCACAGCAAGCCCTACACCCCCCACACGTTCCCAAGCACAAGGTCCCACTCGCCAGGTGTCAGTGGACCAGCCCGTGGTTAACACAACAGATAGATCCCCACCGCCCTCAAACACAACTCCGGAGCCCACTCCCACCCCCTCTGTGGCTTTGGTGTCCCCCGCGGTGGTGACCACCCCcaagccacaagccaaggagccACCTCACAGCACAGCGCCAGCACCTCACAGCCCAGTCCCTGAGGTGGAGGCCACGTCCCTCACAACACAGCCAAGCCCCATGCCATCTACCCCGAGGCCCACTGGGCCACGCACACCCCAGGCACCGGAGCAGATAGAGACTAAAGCCCTGTCAGGTACTGATTCCACCGCACCAATACCCAGGAGCTCAGGGGACCCTAAGATGCCAGCCACGGACTCATGCCAGCCCAGCACCCAAGGCCAGTACCTGGTGGTCACTACCGAGCCCCTCACCCAGGCCGTGGTGGACAAAACGTTCCTCCTGGTGGTGCTCTTACTCGGGGTGACCCTTTTCATCACAGTCTTGGTCTTGTTTGCCCTGCAAGCCTATGAGAGCTACAAGAAGAAGGACTACACGCAGGTGGACTACTTAATCAACGGGATGTACGCAGATTCCGAAATGTGA